A genomic segment from Phragmites australis chromosome 6, lpPhrAust1.1, whole genome shotgun sequence encodes:
- the LOC133920495 gene encoding uncharacterized protein LOC133920495, producing the protein MAETPSKIESTRKWVVEHKLRAVGCLWLTAISSSIAYNWSRPNMKPSVKIIHARLHAQALTLAALVGSACVEYYDQKYGSSGPKVDKYTSQYLAHSHKD; encoded by the exons ATGGCAGAGACCCCGAGCAAGATTGAATCCACGAGGAAGTGGGTCGTGGAGCACAAGCTCCGAGCCGTAG GTTGCCTCTGGCTCACTGCGATCAGCAGTTCGATCGCGTACAACTGGTCGCGGCCCAACATGAAACCAAGCGTCAAGATTATCCACGCAAG GTTGCATGCGCAGGCTCTAACCCTGGCTGCATTGGTTGGTTCTGCATGTGTGGAGTACTATGACCAGAAATATGGTTCTTCTGGACCGAAGGTGGACAAGTACACAAGCCAATACCTGGCACACTCGCATAAAGATTAA
- the LOC133921857 gene encoding uncharacterized protein LOC133921857 isoform X1: protein MAAFPLLLLLLILPSSRADAVVSRIAFGSCANQSAPQPIWGAVVGFDPQVFVWLGDNVYGDNKRPFRVIGRERTVGPWKNVPRFYPSTEEELRRRYVLAKAQPGYARLRKRAQVIGTWDDHDYGLNDAGKEFDGKVFTQRLLLDFLDEAEDSSRRKQAGVYTSYMFGPEGKRVKVIMLDTRYHRDPLLSDGTILGDPQWQWLERELHGPHSEITIIGSSIQVVSNLSATTEPLFYVESWARFPRERERLFRLIESSKRTGVIFISGDVHFGEIARFDCGVQYPLYDVTSSGLTQSVENSVPALFQPLMRLLAVLTPTTMRVLSPYCRYKSCTCGQPNFGAIEIDWNAVPPQIKLELRDVQGHSVHIVEFPISELQPSDAHVTKKQAHTFERHCTLETELPWLTRYRLALLFFGTIAVFVIAVVLLGIACLSATNMLSKKSKKE, encoded by the exons ATGGCGGCCTTCCCTctcctactcctcctcctcatcttgcCCTCCTCCCGCGCCGACGCCGTGGTGTCGAGGATCGCCTTCGGCTCCTGCGCCAACCAGAGCGCGCCCCAG CCCATATGGGGCGCCGTGGTGGGGTTCGACCCGCAGGTTTTCGTCTGGCTCGGGGACAACGTCTACGGCGACAACAAGCGCCCGTTCCGGGTGATCGGGAGGGAGCGCACCGTGGGGCCATGGAAGAACGTGCCGCGGTTCTACCCGTCGACCGAGGAGGAGCTGCGGAGGCGCTACGTGCTCGCCAAGGCACAGCCGGGGTACGCCAGGCTCAGGAAGAGGGCTCAG GTTATTGGGACATGGGATGACCATGATTATGGATTGAATGATGCAGGAAAAGAATTTGATGGGAAAGTGTTTACTCAAAGGCTTCTGTTAGATTTCTTGGATGAAGCTGAAGATAGCTCACG GAGGAAACAAGCTGGTGTTTATACCTCATATATGTTTGGCCCTGAAGGAAAACGGGTGAAG GTAATTATGTTGGACACCAGATATCACAGAGACCCACTATTAAGTGATGGAACTATTCTGGGAGATCCTCAATGGCAGTGGCTGGAGAGGGAGCTTCATGGCCCTCACTCAGAGATCACCATCATTGGATCTTCTATCCAG GTAGTGTCTAATCTTTCTGCCACCACTGAACCTTTGTTCTATGTGGAGTCCTGGGCGCGCTTCccaagggagagagaaaggcTTTTCAGATTGATCGAAAGCAGTAAG AGAACTGGAGTGATATTTATTAGTGGTGATGTTCATTTTGGAGAAATCGCTAGGTTTGACTGTGGAGTTCAATATCCATTGTACGATGTTACTTCAAGTGGTCTTACCCAATCTGTCGAGAATTCTGTGCCAGCATTATTTCAACCTCTGATGAGACTTCTTGCAGTACTAACACCGACTACCATGCGAGTCTTAAGCCCTTACTGCCGGTACAAATCATGCACATGTG GCCAACCTAATTTTGGAGCTATTGAAATTGATTGGAATGCTGTACCTCCGCAGATTAAACTTGAACTAAGAGATGTTCAAGGCCATTCTGTTCACATTGTGGAGTTCCCTATATCTGAATTGCAGCCATCAGATGCACATGTAACAAAAAAACAAGCACATACTTTTGAACGGCATTGTACTCTCGAAACAGAGCTTCCATGGCTAACACGATACAGGCTTGCTCTGCTGTTCTTTGGCACTATAGCTG TTTTTGTAATAGCTGTGGTGCTGCTAGGGATCGCCTGCTTGTCAGCTACTAATATGTTGAGCAAAAAATCCAAGAAAGAATAG
- the LOC133921857 gene encoding uncharacterized protein LOC133921857 isoform X2, giving the protein MAAFPLLLLLLILPSSRADAVVSRIAFGSCANQSAPQPIWGAVVGFDPQVFVWLGDNVYGDNKRPFRVIGRERTVGPWKNVPRFYPSTEEELRRRYVLAKAQPGYARLRKRAQVIGTWDDHDYGLNDAGKEFDGKVFTQRLLLDFLDEAEDSSRRKQAGVYTSYMFGPEGKRVKVIMLDTRYHRDPLLSDGTILGDPQWQWLERELHGPHSEITIIGSSIQVVSNLSATTEPLFYVESWARFPRERERLFRLIESSKRTGVIFISGDVHFGEIARFDCGVQYPLYDVTSSGLTQSVENSVPALFQPLMRLLAVLTPTTMRVLSPYCRYKSCTCVRKVLCVLVEAVSCCFCSSLHFS; this is encoded by the exons ATGGCGGCCTTCCCTctcctactcctcctcctcatcttgcCCTCCTCCCGCGCCGACGCCGTGGTGTCGAGGATCGCCTTCGGCTCCTGCGCCAACCAGAGCGCGCCCCAG CCCATATGGGGCGCCGTGGTGGGGTTCGACCCGCAGGTTTTCGTCTGGCTCGGGGACAACGTCTACGGCGACAACAAGCGCCCGTTCCGGGTGATCGGGAGGGAGCGCACCGTGGGGCCATGGAAGAACGTGCCGCGGTTCTACCCGTCGACCGAGGAGGAGCTGCGGAGGCGCTACGTGCTCGCCAAGGCACAGCCGGGGTACGCCAGGCTCAGGAAGAGGGCTCAG GTTATTGGGACATGGGATGACCATGATTATGGATTGAATGATGCAGGAAAAGAATTTGATGGGAAAGTGTTTACTCAAAGGCTTCTGTTAGATTTCTTGGATGAAGCTGAAGATAGCTCACG GAGGAAACAAGCTGGTGTTTATACCTCATATATGTTTGGCCCTGAAGGAAAACGGGTGAAG GTAATTATGTTGGACACCAGATATCACAGAGACCCACTATTAAGTGATGGAACTATTCTGGGAGATCCTCAATGGCAGTGGCTGGAGAGGGAGCTTCATGGCCCTCACTCAGAGATCACCATCATTGGATCTTCTATCCAG GTAGTGTCTAATCTTTCTGCCACCACTGAACCTTTGTTCTATGTGGAGTCCTGGGCGCGCTTCccaagggagagagaaaggcTTTTCAGATTGATCGAAAGCAGTAAG AGAACTGGAGTGATATTTATTAGTGGTGATGTTCATTTTGGAGAAATCGCTAGGTTTGACTGTGGAGTTCAATATCCATTGTACGATGTTACTTCAAGTGGTCTTACCCAATCTGTCGAGAATTCTGTGCCAGCATTATTTCAACCTCTGATGAGACTTCTTGCAGTACTAACACCGACTACCATGCGAGTCTTAAGCCCTTACTGCCGGTACAAATCATGCACATGTG TTCGGAAGGTTCTTTGTGTTCTTGTTGAGGCAGTAAGCTGTTGCTTCTGTTCTTCACTACATTTCTCCTAA